TGCACTTTGGTAGTTCGCAAGCATAATCGCCGCTAACGGAGAATCCGGGTCAAAACCTTTATATTTTTGTTTGTAATTCGTTTCTTTAAGAATTACCGAGTTCTCACGCTTTGCAACTTCCAGGTTACCATTCGTCTTGTGTAACCCCATCACGTACGTCTCAGTTCCTCTAACGCTATGCGAATTGGGCGTGGAGTTGCAATGGATGGATATAAAAAGATCTGCATTATTCCTGTTAGCAAAAGCTGAACGCTCGCCGAGTTCAATAAATTCGTCTGTATCACGTGTGTAAAGTACTCTTACATCCGGCGAATCTGCCTTGATTTTATGGCCTAATGCCAGTGCAATTTTTAACGCTACATTAGACTCTCTGGCTTTTTTTCCTCTTGTTCCAATATCATGTCCGCCATGACCGGCATCAATTACCACAACATTTACCTTACTTTGCAAATTAGATGAAGCGGGGTTTTTACGAAAAGCAAAGGCCAGACTCAAAGCCAAACAACTCGCTGCAATTACGATTTTAAGAACTTTTAACATTATTTTTTAGTTACGGCGTTATTCTTTAGGAGTTTCTCTGCTAATTTTGAGATTCGTTATGCAAAAATACTCCTTTTGTTAGAACTGAAAAAAAAGGCGATTATTATATCGCTTGGACTTGTTGCGTTTCTTCTGCTTGGGACGATGGCTTGTGTGAAGCAAAGCACAAAGAAATCTGGAAAGGATCTTCTAACATCGAAAGCCAAAACCAAAAATTCTGCACCTTCGGTGGCAGACAAATCGCCTATAGCCAAAACGCAGGATGGCAAAATTGCTAAAACGGATACGCTTCCTTTAAGAGATTCTACGCTGGCGGACTCTGCTATTATCAAGGCAAATATGGCCATTGCTGATTCTCTGGCTGCCGATTCATTATCCAACCCGGATGATCTGCAAAATGTAGTAAAATATACTGCGGAAGATTCGACGATCATGGATGTGGTACTGAAACAGGTTCATCTTTACGGGAACGCGGAGGTAAATTATGGTACTATAAATCTAAAAGCAAATTATATACGTCTGAACTGGGTAACGAATGAAGTTCTGGCGCATGGAACTTATGATTCTACCTCTCAAAAAACGATAGGTGAACCCATTTTCCAGGATGGGCCGGAAACGTATAACACCAAAGAAATCCGGTATAACTTTAAGTCCAAAAAAGCGATTATCCGGGGAATTGTCACCCAGCAAGGTGATGGAAACGTGCGTGGCGACAGGGTGAAAAAGGATACGGAAGGTAATTTCTACATTCAAAAATCGATTTACACAACCTGTAATCTTACGCATCCTCACTATTATATCAATGCGCCGAAGATTAAAATGGTTAACAAGAAACAGGTAATTTCCGGGCCTTTCAACCTGGTTATTGCTGATGTTCCTTTGCCGATTGTCATTCCTTTTGGGTTTTTCCCATTTCCAAAGAAAAAAGAAGCCGGAACTTCCGGTATTATTTTCCCAACCTATGGACAAGAACCTAACGGACGTGGATTTTATCTGCGCGATGGTGGATATTATTTTGCCATCAGTGAATACATTAATGCATCGGTAACCGGACAGATTTATTCAACAGGAAGCTGGGGTTTGGGTGTTGCGACAACATATTCAAAACGTTATCAGTACTCAGGTAATTTTTCTTTACGTTACAACAGAAACAAATCCAGTGATGAGGTTTTAAATCAATTGGGCGTTGGCGGAACATCAGATTTTAATCTGGTTTGGTCACATGCCCCAAAACCTCGCGGCAACTCGACGTTTTCTGCAAACGTAAACATTGCCAGTAACAACTATAACTCATTACAAGAAACAAATACGGCAAAATACACGGCCAATGTTGCAAGTTCTTCCGTTCAGTATAACAGGACGATGGGGCAGTATTTGAGAGCTGCTGCCAGTTTACGTGTCAATCAAAACTTCGGACAAAGAGTCGCTAATACCAATGTCAAAGTTGGTGGAAAAACCAATATTTCATCTGATTTTAGTTTTGGTGTAAACCAGATTGCTCCTTTTGCATTGAACGGCGGACGTTCAAGATGGTATGACAGTTTCCGTTTAGGGATGGATTTCAGCGGAAATTATACGCTGACAAACTCAATTACTTTGATCGATACTTCTTACACGCGTCTTGGTTTCAGAGTTGATAATAAGATACGAAAAGCAACGGATTCAACAGGAGCAACGATACCGCTGACTTTACCGTTTAATATTGCAAACCTTCCGGAATTCGCGAAAGATGCCCAGTTTACCGGTACATATAGCATTCCAATTTCGCTTCCGAACTTTAAAATCTTCCGGTTTATCAATTTGACGCCAAGCATGTCTTTGTCGGGTCAGATTTATACCAAACAATACCAGTACACTTTTAAAGGAGGGAATACGGTACATATTGATACGCTGAATAAAATAGGAAATCAATATTCCTATAATTTCGGGGCTGGGATCAATACGCGTTTTTATGGTACATTTTTTGTCCGGGGAAAACGGCTGGAAGCAATCCGGCACACCGTTATTCCAACTATTTCTTATACTTACACACCAGATTTTACCGGTGATAATTATGGTTTTTATCAAACGGTTCAGATAAACGAATTAGGGGAAACCAAGAAATTATCCCGTTTTAATGGTATTGGTTCAGGTGTCAGCAATGGAAGAGC
The sequence above is drawn from the Dyadobacter subterraneus genome and encodes:
- a CDS encoding N-acetylmuramoyl-L-alanine amidase family protein, whose protein sequence is MLKVLKIVIAASCLALSLAFAFRKNPASSNLQSKVNVVVIDAGHGGHDIGTRGKKARESNVALKIALALGHKIKADSPDVRVLYTRDTDEFIELGERSAFANRNNADLFISIHCNSTPNSHSVRGTETYVMGLHKTNGNLEVAKRENSVILKETNYKQKYKGFDPDSPLAAIMLANYQSAFISSSLRFADHVEKKFRTVSDRDSRGVKQAGFLVLWRTTMPSVLIETGFLSTPEEEEYLNSEEGQDEVAESILQAFKVYKKQMDN
- a CDS encoding putative LPS assembly protein LptD, coding for MLELKKKAIIISLGLVAFLLLGTMACVKQSTKKSGKDLLTSKAKTKNSAPSVADKSPIAKTQDGKIAKTDTLPLRDSTLADSAIIKANMAIADSLAADSLSNPDDLQNVVKYTAEDSTIMDVVLKQVHLYGNAEVNYGTINLKANYIRLNWVTNEVLAHGTYDSTSQKTIGEPIFQDGPETYNTKEIRYNFKSKKAIIRGIVTQQGDGNVRGDRVKKDTEGNFYIQKSIYTTCNLTHPHYYINAPKIKMVNKKQVISGPFNLVIADVPLPIVIPFGFFPFPKKKEAGTSGIIFPTYGQEPNGRGFYLRDGGYYFAISEYINASVTGQIYSTGSWGLGVATTYSKRYQYSGNFSLRYNRNKSSDEVLNQLGVGGTSDFNLVWSHAPKPRGNSTFSANVNIASNNYNSLQETNTAKYTANVASSSVQYNRTMGQYLRAAASLRVNQNFGQRVANTNVKVGGKTNISSDFSFGVNQIAPFALNGGRSRWYDSFRLGMDFSGNYTLTNSITLIDTSYTRLGFRVDNKIRKATDSTGATIPLTLPFNIANLPEFAKDAQFTGTYSIPISLPNFKIFRFINLTPSMSLSGQIYTKQYQYTFKGGNTVHIDTLNKIGNQYSYNFGAGINTRFYGTFFVRGKRLEAIRHTVIPTISYTYTPDFTGDNYGFYQTVQINELGETKKLSRFNGIGSGVSNGRATSVISFSLNNSFEMKLKSKSDTAAAQFTKVSLLDNLSLGGSYNLLADSLNLSNITVNANARVGRNLNLNFNANLDPYAYIADPVYRTNTTGIRVNQYAISKGQGLANLQNLGFTLGTSFSPKKSDKTKPAATTTGLPDANVTEEQREFIRRNADMYVDFNVPWNLSINYNFGLTKPGLSNATLIQAINATGDLSLSTNFKISVTTGFDFTAFKPTITTLTLYRDLHCWDMSFSWTPFAGSASRVSNYNFILKVKSSILQDLKLTRRRSFQDRAAY